One Desulfatitalea tepidiphila genomic region harbors:
- the nifS gene encoding cysteine desulfurase NifS: protein MKPIYLDNNATTQVAPEVVQEMLPYFSQFYGNPSSMHTFGGNVAMKIKEARAKVADLIGAQAEEIVFTSCGTESDSTAIWAALRANPGKRHVITSNVEHPAVKNLCEYLARNGYRVSSVPVDKKGLLDVDALYSKLDDETAIVTLMWANNETGVIFPVEEVAERVRTRGAVFHTDAVQAVGKLPINMGENDIAMLALSGHKLHAPKGVGALYVRKGTKFAPFLLGGHQEHGRRGGTENVAAIVGLGKAAELAAAKMEEENTRVKALRDRLENGLIQAIPNAIVNGDPDRRLPNTSSIAFEFVEGESILLMLDEFGICASSGSACTSGSLEPSHVLRAMDVPFTAAHGSIRFSLSVYNTQDEIDLVIEKLPPIIDRLRKMSPFWNQPAGVCRTTV, encoded by the coding sequence ATGAAGCCGATTTACCTGGACAACAATGCGACCACTCAGGTGGCGCCCGAGGTGGTCCAAGAGATGCTGCCCTATTTTTCCCAATTTTACGGCAACCCTTCGAGCATGCACACCTTCGGCGGCAACGTGGCCATGAAAATCAAGGAGGCGCGCGCCAAGGTGGCCGATCTGATCGGCGCCCAGGCCGAAGAGATCGTCTTCACCTCGTGCGGCACCGAGAGCGACAGCACCGCCATCTGGGCCGCCCTGCGCGCCAATCCCGGCAAGCGTCATGTCATCACCTCCAACGTGGAGCACCCCGCGGTCAAGAATCTGTGCGAATATCTGGCGCGAAACGGCTATCGGGTTTCCTCTGTGCCGGTGGATAAAAAAGGGCTGTTGGATGTCGATGCGCTCTATTCCAAACTCGACGACGAAACGGCCATCGTCACCCTCATGTGGGCCAACAACGAAACCGGTGTCATCTTCCCGGTGGAAGAGGTGGCCGAACGGGTGCGCACGCGCGGCGCCGTGTTTCACACCGATGCGGTACAGGCCGTGGGAAAGCTGCCCATCAACATGGGGGAAAACGACATTGCCATGCTGGCGCTGTCCGGCCACAAGCTGCATGCCCCCAAGGGCGTGGGCGCCCTGTATGTCCGCAAGGGAACCAAGTTCGCCCCATTCCTGCTGGGTGGTCACCAGGAGCACGGCCGCAGGGGCGGTACCGAAAACGTCGCGGCCATCGTGGGGCTGGGCAAGGCGGCCGAGTTGGCCGCAGCCAAGATGGAAGAGGAAAACACCCGGGTCAAGGCCCTTCGCGACCGGCTGGAGAACGGCCTGATCCAGGCCATCCCCAATGCCATCGTCAACGGCGACCCGGACAGGCGGCTGCCCAACACCAGCAGCATCGCCTTCGAGTTCGTGGAAGGTGAATCGATCCTGCTCATGCTCGACGAGTTCGGCATCTGTGCCTCGTCGGGATCGGCCTGCACCTCGGGCTCGCTGGAACCTTCTCATGTGCTGCGGGCCATGGATGTGCCTTTCACGGCGGCCCATGGCTCGATCCGCTTCAGCCTGAGCGTTTACAATACCCAGGATGAGATCGATCTGGTCATCGAAAAATTACCGCCCATCATCGACCGGTTACGCAAGATGTCGCCGTTCTGGAACCAACCGGCCGGGGTGTGTCGGACGACGGTGTAG
- the hypB gene encoding hydrogenase nickel incorporation protein HypB gives MLTKDKTLIYRHHHEGHGPHHHPHSHDKPGVETRASGGREIKVVRRVLDANDMMAARNRELFADHGVFVLNMMSSPGSGKTTILQQTLARLMPGLRCAVIVGDICTTQDADRLAASGAPVVQINTDEFGGDCHLAAHVIERALGGIDLHGLDLLIVENIGNLVCPAEFDIGEDKRVVVLSVTEGEDKPAKYPLMFRECDAMLLNKIDLLPYLDYDLGKTLESVAQIHPGMPVYQLSAKSGEGFDGWIDWLKGQVAAKKSK, from the coding sequence ATGCTGACCAAGGATAAGACCCTGATCTACCGCCACCACCATGAGGGCCATGGGCCTCATCACCATCCCCACTCCCACGATAAACCCGGCGTGGAGACCCGCGCTTCGGGCGGCCGCGAGATCAAGGTGGTGCGCCGCGTGCTGGATGCCAACGACATGATGGCGGCCCGCAATCGCGAGTTGTTCGCGGACCACGGCGTTTTCGTGCTCAACATGATGAGCTCGCCCGGTTCGGGCAAGACCACCATTTTACAGCAGACCCTGGCCCGGCTGATGCCCGGGCTGCGCTGTGCGGTGATCGTGGGCGATATCTGCACCACCCAGGATGCGGACCGCCTGGCCGCCTCGGGTGCACCCGTGGTGCAGATCAACACTGACGAATTCGGCGGCGATTGCCACCTGGCCGCCCATGTCATCGAGCGCGCCCTCGGCGGCATCGACCTGCATGGTCTGGATCTGCTCATTGTGGAGAATATCGGCAACCTGGTGTGCCCGGCCGAATTCGATATCGGCGAGGACAAGCGGGTGGTGGTATTGTCGGTGACCGAAGGCGAAGACAAACCGGCCAAGTATCCGCTCATGTTCCGGGAGTGCGATGCCATGCTGCTCAACAAGATCGACCTGCTGCCCTACCTGGACTACGATCTGGGCAAGACCTTGGAAAGCGTGGCCCAGATCCATCCCGGCATGCCGGTCTATCAACTCTCTGCAAAAAGCGGCGAGGGATTCGACGGCTGGATCGATTGGCTGAAAGGCCAGGTGGCGGCCAAGAAAAGCAAATAG
- the hypA gene encoding hydrogenase maturation nickel metallochaperone HypA codes for MHEMGIAMEVLRIAEESVPPGMTGIRIQRINLKIGRLSAVVTESLRFCFDVVAKDTLADGAELAIEEVTVNACCQDCGHQWTVDQPVFVCPACNSGHIELLSGRELNIESIEIEEEDDADADQG; via the coding sequence ATGCATGAGATGGGCATTGCCATGGAGGTCCTGCGGATCGCCGAAGAGTCGGTGCCTCCTGGGATGACAGGCATCCGCATCCAGCGGATCAATCTGAAAATCGGACGGTTGTCGGCCGTGGTCACGGAGAGCCTGCGTTTTTGCTTCGACGTGGTGGCCAAAGACACTCTTGCCGATGGCGCCGAGTTGGCCATCGAAGAGGTGACGGTCAATGCGTGCTGCCAGGATTGCGGTCACCAGTGGACCGTGGACCAACCGGTTTTCGTATGCCCGGCCTGCAACAGCGGCCATATCGAACTGCTCTCCGGCCGGGAGTTGAACATCGAGTCGATCGAGATCGAAGAAGAGGATGATGCCGATGCTGACCAAGGATAA
- the nifU gene encoding Fe-S cluster assembly protein NifU has translation MWEYTDKVKEHFLNPRNVGEVENADGVGEVGSMACGDALKLTFKVDDNGRITDAKFKTFGCASAIASASALTELLMGKTVEEAEQLTNDHIAEYLGGLPKEKMHCSVMGQEALEKAIACYRGTPEQKKPGNIVCECFGVTDLQIESAVTDHRLKTIEDITNYIKAGGGCGKCHDSIQEIIDRVNGAQVDKPAKPKPLTNIQKIKLIEETLEREIKPALMQDGGDIQLIDVDGNRVVVKLKGRCASCAMSQITLKDYVETKLKELVAKELVVEEVDA, from the coding sequence ATGTGGGAATATACCGATAAAGTCAAAGAACACTTCCTCAACCCACGCAACGTGGGCGAGGTTGAAAATGCCGACGGCGTCGGCGAGGTTGGCTCCATGGCCTGTGGCGATGCGCTCAAGCTGACCTTCAAGGTAGACGACAACGGCCGGATCACGGACGCCAAATTCAAGACCTTCGGCTGCGCCAGCGCCATTGCCTCGGCATCGGCGCTCACCGAACTGCTCATGGGAAAGACCGTCGAAGAGGCCGAGCAGCTCACCAACGACCATATCGCCGAATATCTGGGAGGATTGCCCAAGGAAAAGATGCACTGCTCGGTCATGGGACAGGAGGCCCTGGAAAAGGCCATTGCCTGTTACCGCGGCACCCCCGAACAGAAAAAGCCCGGCAACATCGTTTGCGAATGCTTCGGCGTGACCGACCTGCAGATCGAAAGCGCCGTCACCGACCACCGGCTGAAGACCATAGAAGATATCACCAACTACATTAAGGCGGGCGGCGGCTGCGGCAAATGCCACGACAGCATCCAGGAGATCATCGATCGGGTCAACGGCGCTCAAGTGGACAAACCGGCCAAACCCAAACCGCTGACCAATATTCAGAAAATCAAGCTCATCGAGGAAACTTTGGAGCGCGAGATCAAACCGGCCCTGATGCAGGATGGCGGCGACATTCAACTGATCGACGTGGACGGCAACCGGGTGGTGGTCAAACTCAAGGGGCGCTGCGCATCCTGCGCCATGTCCCAGATCACCCTCAAGGACTACGTTGAAACCAAGCTCAAGGAGCTGGTGGCCAAGGAACTGGTCGTCGAGGAGGTGGATGCATGA
- the amrB gene encoding AmmeMemoRadiSam system protein B, with protein sequence MEIRKSSFAGSWYPSQAAACDREISQFLSGVTESQTAQASWIAGIVPHAGWYYSGAVACRVIHHLKSIDPADAIDLVVIFGMHLHPGSANYMMATGAWETPFGPLPVAEELARALQERFDFQIETPTRFIQDNTIELQLPFVKRLLDPAAVLAIGVPPAEASLDIGRAVVDWARANDRRLRIVGSTDLTHYGPNYGFAPKGTGPGAVRWVRDQNDREVIDAMLALDPEMVISVGLRHQNACCAGAAATAIAAAKHAGATRSQTIAYATSYDKSPGESFVGYAGVVFG encoded by the coding sequence ATGGAGATACGGAAATCATCGTTTGCCGGAAGCTGGTACCCGAGCCAGGCAGCGGCGTGTGACAGGGAGATATCTCAATTTTTATCAGGTGTCACCGAATCCCAAACGGCCCAAGCGTCCTGGATCGCCGGTATCGTGCCCCACGCCGGATGGTACTATAGCGGGGCCGTCGCCTGCCGGGTGATCCACCATCTCAAATCGATCGATCCCGCCGATGCCATCGACCTGGTGGTGATTTTCGGCATGCATCTGCATCCCGGATCGGCCAACTACATGATGGCCACCGGTGCCTGGGAAACCCCCTTCGGACCGTTGCCCGTGGCAGAAGAGCTGGCCCGAGCGCTTCAGGAACGTTTTGATTTCCAGATCGAAACCCCCACCCGTTTCATCCAGGACAACACCATCGAATTGCAGCTGCCGTTCGTCAAAAGGCTCCTGGACCCCGCCGCCGTGCTGGCCATCGGCGTGCCGCCCGCCGAAGCCTCCCTGGATATCGGGCGGGCCGTGGTGGATTGGGCGCGGGCCAACGATCGGCGGTTGAGAATCGTCGGCTCCACCGATCTGACCCATTATGGGCCCAATTACGGCTTTGCCCCCAAAGGCACCGGTCCCGGGGCCGTGCGTTGGGTGCGCGACCAGAATGACCGCGAGGTGATCGACGCCATGCTGGCCCTCGATCCGGAAATGGTCATCTCCGTCGGCTTGCGTCATCAGAATGCCTGTTGCGCAGGGGCGGCGGCAACCGCCATCGCAGCCGCCAAACATGCCGGCGCTACCCGTTCCCAGACCATTGCCTATGCCA
- the sucD gene encoding succinate--CoA ligase subunit alpha, translated as MSIFANKDTKVLVQGITGREGQFHTRQCIAYGTRIVGGVTPGKGGQKMDDVPVFHTVAEAKATTGANCSLIFVPPPFAATAILEAIDADIELIVAITEGIPVLDMMKVKNYLKPSRSRLIGPNCPGIITPGECKIGIMPAPIHKPGGPIGVVSRSGTLTYEVVHQLTQQGIGQTTCIGIGGDPVNGTNFIDCLQAFEADPDTKGIVMVGEIGGSAEEDAASFISAKVSKPVVGFIAGLTAPPGRRMGHAGAIISGSSGTAQGKIEAMEAAGIRVCKNLGRLGELCKETFAGLYHA; from the coding sequence ATGAGCATTTTTGCGAATAAAGATACCAAAGTGCTGGTCCAGGGCATCACCGGTCGCGAAGGCCAGTTTCACACCCGCCAGTGCATCGCTTACGGCACCCGGATCGTGGGCGGGGTGACCCCCGGCAAGGGCGGCCAGAAGATGGACGATGTGCCGGTATTCCACACCGTGGCCGAAGCCAAAGCGACCACCGGCGCCAATTGCAGTTTGATCTTCGTGCCGCCGCCGTTTGCCGCAACCGCTATTCTGGAGGCCATCGACGCGGACATCGAACTGATCGTGGCCATTACCGAAGGCATTCCGGTCCTGGACATGATGAAGGTGAAAAACTATCTGAAGCCGAGCCGGTCGAGATTGATCGGGCCCAACTGCCCGGGCATCATCACGCCCGGTGAGTGCAAGATCGGTATCATGCCGGCCCCCATCCACAAACCCGGCGGGCCCATCGGCGTGGTGTCGCGCTCCGGGACCTTGACCTACGAAGTGGTGCATCAGCTGACCCAGCAAGGCATCGGCCAGACCACCTGCATCGGCATCGGCGGCGACCCGGTCAACGGCACCAATTTCATCGACTGCCTGCAGGCCTTCGAGGCCGATCCCGATACCAAGGGGATCGTCATGGTCGGCGAGATCGGGGGCAGCGCCGAGGAAGATGCCGCCAGCTTTATTTCCGCAAAAGTGAGCAAGCCGGTGGTGGGCTTTATCGCCGGTTTGACCGCTCCGCCGGGCCGTCGCATGGGCCACGCCGGCGCCATCATCAGCGGCAGCAGCGGCACGGCCCAGGGCAAGATCGAGGCCATGGAAGCCGCCGGTATCCGGGTGTGCAAGAATCTGGGGCGGCTGGGAGAGTTGTGCAAAGAGACCTTCGCAGGGCTTTACCATGCATGA